In a genomic window of Melitaea cinxia chromosome 27, ilMelCinx1.1, whole genome shotgun sequence:
- the LOC123666839 gene encoding histone H4, giving the protein MTGRGKGGKGLGKGGAKRHRKVLRDNIQGITKPAIRRLARRGGVKRISGLIYEETRGVLKVFLENVIRDAVTYTEHAKRKTVTAMDVVYALKRQGRTLYGFGG; this is encoded by the coding sequence ATGACCGGCCGCGGTAAAGGTGGAAAGGGTCTGGGAAAAGGAGGCGCGAAGAGACACAGGAAGGTTCTCCGTGATAACATCCAAGGTATCACGAAGCCCGCCATCCGTCGTCTGGCGCGCAGAGGAGGAGTGAAACGTATCTCCGGTCTGATATACGAAGAGACCCGCGGCGTGCTCAAAGTGTTCCTCGAGAACGTCATCCGTGACGCCGTCACCTACACCGAGCACGCCAAGAGGAAGACCGTGACCGCTATGGACGTCGTTTACGCCCTCAAACGTCAGGGTCGCACCCTCTACGGTTTCGGCGGTTAG